In Fibrobacter sp., the genomic window GCAATTCTGAGCTGATTAAGGAAAAACTGCATGAGGAATGTAAAAGAAAAAACAATAAGGAACAATATTGGATCCAGAGAAGACGTATTCTATGCAGCAACAGCAGACAAATGATGATCAGCAGTTGTTTGACCTTTGGTTGAGTGGAGATGCCCGTGGGTTTGCCGGCCTCTATGACAAGTATAAAAACCGGGTATTCGGATTTTTAATCCGGATGACCGGTGACAGAGAGATTGCCGAAGACCTTTTGCAGGAAACTTTTTTTGCTGCACTAAGAAACGCGGAACAATTTGACAGGTCAAGGAGCTTTCTTAGTTGGCTTTTTGGGATTGCTCATAAAAGGACTATAGATTATTTCCGTCACGCAAAGGTTGAAACTGAACACAAACAGGATGCTGAATCAGCAGTAGGAAGTAAAATCGATGCACCGGACCAGCAGTTATCAAATCAAAACCTGCGTGGACTGATTAATGAGGCGGTAGAAACGCTTGATCCTTTGCAGAGAGAGGTTTTTCTTCTGAGGGAACTTGGCGGTGTACCGTTTAAAGAGATAGCGAAGATTATGAATTGTCCTATAAATACTGCCCTGGGCAGGATGCGCCTTGCGCTGAAGAATATTAGAAAGGAATTGAAAAAAAGGGGGGTTGATGGCGTGCAGTAAGTGGGAAGAAACAGGTTTGCTTTACAGTTCAAATGAGCTGGATGAACTGGAAAAGAAAGCTTACGAAGAGCATCTGGCCGGCTGTGAGGAGTGCAGATCTGAATACGAAAGCTATCGTAAAGAACAGACCTCTTTCTTTACGCCCGAGATTCTGGGTGAAACCCCGTCAGAGAAAGTCGATGCAGAGATAAAAAGGGTCTGCTCAACCCCAAAAAAACAGTT contains:
- a CDS encoding sigma-70 family RNA polymerase sigma factor; translated protein: MQQQQTNDDQQLFDLWLSGDARGFAGLYDKYKNRVFGFLIRMTGDREIAEDLLQETFFAALRNAEQFDRSRSFLSWLFGIAHKRTIDYFRHAKVETEHKQDAESAVGSKIDAPDQQLSNQNLRGLINEAVETLDPLQREVFLLRELGGVPFKEIAKIMNCPINTALGRMRLALKNIRKELKKRGVDGVQ